Proteins encoded within one genomic window of Cucumis sativus cultivar 9930 chromosome 3, Cucumber_9930_V3, whole genome shotgun sequence:
- the LOC101211280 gene encoding uncharacterized protein LOC101211280 isoform X1 encodes MSHIPMLVRYGGMWDERRRKYEGGMLKGIVVSKEITHKDLQAELYDLAEVDPSKFDVMIRCIYEIKVEHEAPTFELSNDRDLKFYLLSENPLKVPLYVSFEPKSNQSKKVLSKDYNSVSGSNQAHNLNPHPPIVMDTLNENEVHVREVEVGLCDNVIGTTSAIWESYESYDSKDETFTWEPVEMNSESFDIPQHRDGPTKDCKGKSKVRYSSSSQKLKTDMNDWSEESSTSEEFDVGQIFFSKKDLSMRLSVLAMKKNFQFVVKKSTKEVLFVRCIDNKCGWRLRAMRLKDSNIFKIKKYVKVHSCSLDVLNRDHRQAKSWVVGELIKSKFKGVGRLYKPRDIIEDMRQDYGINMSYEKAWRARENAYERVRGCPEESYNLLLRYGEALKLANVGTIFHMELEDNRFFKYLFMAVGPCVRGFLNCIRPVIVMDGTFLKNKYRGQLIVAVCLDGNNQIYPLAFGVVDRETDASIQWFLEKLKGAIGEVPNLGFVTDRKTCFSKCIASVFPSAFHGLCVQHLTQNLNDKYKNDTIATLFYNASRTYRESTFSEAWRSILAFPNDSGKYLNDVGITRWSRFHCPGRRYNMMTTNIAESMNSILKEPRDLPIASFLEHVRALLQRWFWERREEGIKVTSTLTKWAELVLQKKQERALTMKVNPIDCYQFHVKDLDKEEVINLHTQECTCKEFQAEQLPCAHAIAVARDRNINVYSLCANYYTNECLLAAYSEAVYPVGNQSEWKTTEEYVHMTVLPPKVVKRVGRPKKKRIPSVGEAPKLHKCGRCKETGHNRLTCTNPISYIQKSSIQD; translated from the coding sequence ATGTCACATATTCCCATGTTAGTGCGTTACGGTGGTATGTGGGATGAGAGGCGAAGAAAATACGAAGGAGGCATGTTAAAAGGCATCGTTGTCAGTaaagaaataacacataaagATTTACAGGCAGAATTATATGACCTTGCAGAAGTTGACCCTTCAAAGTTCGACGTAATGATAAGATGCATATATGAGATAAAAGTGGAACACGAAGCTCCTACATTTGAGTTAAGCAATGAccgtgatttgaagttttatcttcttagtGAAAATCCATTAAAGGTCCCTTTATACGTCTCATTTGAGCCTAAAAGtaatcaaagcaaaaaagtgTTAAGCAAAGATTACAATTCAGTATCTGGCAGCAACCAAGCTCATAACTTAAACCCTCATCCTCCAATTGTAATGGATACattaaatgagaatgaagTCCATGTtcgtgaagttgaagttggctTGTGTGATAACGTGATAGGGACCACTTCGGCTATATGGGAATCATATGAGTCATATGATTCGAAAGATGAGACTTTTACATGGGAGCCAGTAGAGATGAATAGTGAATCATTTGACATCCCACAACATAGAGATGGTCCTACAAAAGattgcaaaggaaaatctaaagTTCGTTACAGCTCTTCTAGCCAAAAGTTGAAGACAGACATGAATGATTGGTCCGAAGAAAGCTCTACAAGTGAGGAGTTTGATGtaggacaaatatttttttccaaaaaagattTGTCAATGAGATTAAGTGTCTtggcaatgaaaaaaaattttcaGTTTGTAGTAAAAAAGTCTACAAAAGAGGTTCTCTTTGTTAGATGCATTGACAACAAGTGTGGTTGGAGACTGCGAGCGATGAGATTGaaggattcaaatatatttaagattaaaaagtatgtCAAAGTTCATTCGTGTtctcttgacgttttgaaTCGTGACCATAGGCAAGCAAAATCTTGGGTTGTTGGAGAATTAATAAAGTCAAAGTTCAAGGGAGTCGGTCGTCTATACAAACCGCGTGATATCATAGAAGACATGAGGCAAGACTATGGCATAAATATGAGTTATGAAAAAGCATGGCGCGCTAGAGAAAATGCGTATGAACGAGTGCGCGGGTGTCCTGAAGAGTCATATAATCTATTGCTTAGATATGGTGAAGCTCTCAAACTTGCAAATGTAGGTACAATATTTCACATGGAACTTGAAGATAATCgtttcttcaaatatctttttatggcTGTTGGTCCATGTGTTCGAGGATTCTTAAACTGCATTAGACCGGTTATAGTCATGGATGGAACATTCCTTAAGAACAAATATCGGGGTCAGTTGATAGTTGCTGTTTGCTTGGAtggtaacaatcaaatttatcctCTTGCCTTTGGAGTGGTGGACAGAGAAACAGATGCTTCAATACAGTGGTTCttagagaaattgaaaggtGCAATAGGAGAGGTGCCTAATCTAGGCTTCGTGACAGAtcgaaaaacatgtttttctaaGTGTATTGCATCGGTTTTTCCCTCCGCATTCCATGGACTTTGTGTCCAACACttgactcaaaatttgaatgataaatacAAGAATGACACTATAGCTACTTTGTTTTACAATGCATCTAGAACATACCGTGAATCAACGTTCTCAGAAGCGTGGAGAAGTATTCTTGCATTTCCTAATGATtcaggaaaatatttaaacgatgTTGGAATAACACGTTGGTCTCGTTTTCACTGTCCAGGAAGACGATATAATATGATGACAACAAATATAGCAGAGTCCATGAATTCTATACTGAAAGAACCTAGAGATTTGCCTATTGCTTCATTCCTTGAACATGTTCGAGCTTTGCTACAACGTTGGTTTTGGGAGCGTCGAGAAGAAGGCATTAAAGTGACGTCTACATTGACTAAATGGGCAGAGTTAGttctacaaaagaaacaagaacgaGCTTTGACAATGAAAGTCAACCCAATTGATTGTTACCAATTCCATGTTAAAGATTTAGATAAAGAGGAGGTCATAAATCTTCATACTCAAGAGTGCACTTGTAAGGAGTTTCAAGCTGAGCAACTACCATGCGCACATGCCATTGCTGTTGCACGGGATCgcaatataaatgtttatagctTATGTGCTAACTATTACACTAATGAATGTTTGTTGGCAGCATATTCGGAGGCCGTCTACCCAGTTGGGAATCAGTCGGAATGGAAGACAACCGAAGAATATGTACATATGACTGTCTTACCTCCGAAAGTAGTCAAAAGAGTTGGTCGACCGAAGAAAAAGAGGATTCCAAGTGTCGGTGAAGCACCAAAATTGCATAAATGTGGTCGATGTAAAGAAACAGGCCACAATAGATTAACGTGTACCAATCCAATTTCATACATCCAGAAGTCGAGCATACAAGATTAG
- the LOC101206163 gene encoding uncharacterized protein LOC101206163, with protein sequence MLEAVESSVNGAFSHLHSSGDSSEEELSVLPRHTKVVVTGNNRTKSVLVGLQGVVKKAVGLGGWHWLVLTNGIEVKLQRNALSVIEAPTGNEDDDDLEFENLHWNGSDMASDDTLKSHRPRQRTHKSSGSSLKTISRSFSYESQSKGSISTPRGSMKVDLGKLEMSALWRYWRHFNLVDAFPNPSKEQLVDVVQRHFMSQQLDELQVIVGFVHAAKRLKTTVCK encoded by the exons ATGCTTGAAGCTGTGGAGAGCTCCGTCAATGGCGCCTTCTCCCACCTCCACAGTAGTGGTGACAGTAGTGAGGAGGAGCTTTCTGTTCTCCCTCGTCATACCAAAGTCGTTGTCACCGGGAACAATCGTACCAAATCGGTGCTCGTTGGACTTCAAGGCGTTGTTAAGAAGGCTGTTGGTTTGGGTGGATGGCATTGGCTG GTTCTCACGAATGGCATTGAAGTTAAGCTACAGAGAAACGCCCTCAGTGTAATTGAAGCACCAACCGGCAATGAGGATGATGATGATCTGGAATTCGAGAACTTACACTGGAATGGATCCGATATGG CATCTGATGACACTCTAAAGTCCCATAGACCGAGACAAAGGACACACAAATCGTCGGGATCATCCCTCAAAACAATCAGCCGATCGTTCTCATATGAATCACAGTCCAAGGGATCTATTTCCACCCCCCGTGGGTCCATG AAAGTCGACCTCGGTAAACTTGAGATGTCTGCCTTGTGGAGATATTGGCGACACTTCAATCTT GTGGATGCCTTTCCTAACCCATCAAAAGAACAGTTAGTGGATGTTGTTCAAAGGCATTTCATGTCGCAG CAACTAGACGAGTTACAGGTGATTGTTGGGTTTGTCCACGCTGCAAAGAGACTCAAGACTACTGTCTGCAAATGA